In Acidobacteriota bacterium, the DNA window CAAAGAGGGCTGGTCGCTGCGTGACGAGGAGTCGCGGCCGGCAGGCGGCGTGAAACCGGGCGGGGCATCGCAGCACGCCGGGGCGACCGCGTTTACTTAGTCTGAACGGCGCGCAAGGCGCCGTATTCATGCGGCGGGCCTGGCGTGTTGAACTGCGACTGCGGGCCGTGGCAGAAGATCGTGGCAGAGCTTCCCCGGTGACGGAAGTCGCTGGAGAAGATAGGGATGCGATTCCAGGCGCTGGAGACACACGTGCGTGTGCGGGCGTGTGCGCACACGCCGCCCCTTCTGAAGAAGTGTCCGCGCAGGAATGCTATTTCGTGTAGCTGATGCGGTAAATCACGTCCGCAAAGTCATCCGCGACAAACAACGCGCCATCGGGCGCCACCAGGACGTCCGCGGGGCGCCCCCAGGGTTTCGACCCCTGCAGCCACCCTTCCGCGAACGGCGTGTAGCTGACCGCCTTCCCGTCCTGCACCTTCACCAGCGACACGCGATAGCCGATGGGCGTGCTCCGATTCCACGAGCCGTGCTCCGCGACGAAGACCTGGTTGCGATACTCGGCGGGGAACATCTGGCCGGTATAGAAGCGCATGCCGATCGCGGCGACGTGCGGGCCGAGCTTCTGGGCAGGCGGCGTGAACTCACCACACGCGCGCGCGCTGCCGAACTCCGGGTCCTTGATCGACCCGGCATGACAGTACGGATACCCGAAGTGCAGTCCCGCCTTCGGGGCGCGATTCAGCTCGTCGCTGGGCGCCTCATCGCCGAGCAGATCGCGGCCGTTGTCGGTGAACCACAGCTCCCTGGTCTGCGGATGCCAGTCGAAGCCCACGCTGTTGCGGATGCCGCTCGCGAACACCTCGAAGCCGCTGCCATCCGGCTTCATCCGCGTGATCGACGCAAACCGCGGGTCCTTGCTCTCACAAATGTTGCACGGCGCGCCGACGGGCACGTACAAGAGTCCGTCCGGCCCGAACGCGATGAACTTCCAACCGTGGTGACGCTCGGTGGGAAACGTGCCGTTGACGACGACCGGCGCGGGCGGGTTGTCGAGGCGTGACTCGATCCTGTCGAAGCGAATCACGCGGCTGATCTCGGCGACATACAGGGCGCCGTCGCGGAACGCCACGCCGCTCGGCATCGAGAGGCCCGAGGCGATCGTGACCACGCGATCCGCGCGGTGGTCCTTGTCGGCGTCGACGATCGCGTACACCTGACCGGCGCCGCGCGAGCCCACGAACAAGACGCCCGAGGGGCTGAGCGCCATCTGGCGCGCGTTGTCGACGCCAGCGGCGAACACGTCGATGGTGAACCCGGGCGGCAGCGTGACCTGGTCGAGCGGCAGGCCGCCGCGCTGCTGCGCGCTGGTGGTCATCGCCGCGAGGATCGCCAAAAATGCCCCGGAAAGAGCGAACTTCCGCACGTGATGTCCCTCCGTCCTCTGCCGGATCTTATGCGAACTCGGTGGGCTGCGGTACCATTTGGGCACGATGCTCGTGATCTGGACGGTGATCTTCGCCCTGATCCTGATGACGGCGCTGTATGTCGCGGCCGAGTTCGCCGCGGTGAGCGTCCGGCGGTCGCGGCTGCGGCGGCTCGCCGAGGACGGCAACACGCTCGCCGCACAACTGTTACCGCTGGTCCAGGACCCGCGTCACCTCGACCGGTATATCGCGGCATCGCAGATCGGGATCACGCTGGGCAGCCTGATTCTCGGCGCATACGGGCAGGCCACGCTTTCCGGGAGCGTGGCGCCGTGGCTCGTGCGCGCAGGCGTTCAGCCTGACTCCGCCGAATCGAGCGCGGCCGGCCTCGTCCTGGTATCGCTCACCGTGCTGGGCGTCATCCTCGGCGAGCTGGTCCCCAAATCGCTCGCGCTGCAGTATCCGACCGCCACGGCCGTTGGCACGTTCCTCCCCATGCGCTGGTCGCTGCGCGTGTTCGCCCCTTTCATCTGGCTCCTGAACGGCAGCGGCGTGCTGCTGTTGCGGCTGTTCGGCGTGCGCAACGCGGGCCATCGGCATATTCATTCGCCCGACGAAATCGCGCTGCTGATTGCGGAGAGCCGCGACGGAGGCTTGCTCGAGCCGGACGAGCAGGTCCGCCTGCACCGCGCCCTGCAGCTCGGGCTGCGCACCGCGAAGCAGTTGATGGTGCCGCGCGAGCGGCTCGCGGCCATCAGCGTCGAGCTGGCGTTCGACCAGGTCGTGCAGGTGGCCGCGACAACTCCTGACACGCGCCTGCCTGTGTACCGCGGCACGCTCGACAACCTGGTCGGCATGGTCCGCACCAAGGACGTGGCCGTGCACTTCGTCACGGCGGGGCCTCGAGGCCGGCTGGAACCTCTCATTCGCCCGATGCCGCGCGTGCGCGAGGATCTCGCGGCCGACAAGCTGCTCGCGTTCCTGCGGGAACAGCGCGCGCACCAGGCGGTGGTGGTCGACGACCAGGGACGCGTCGCAGGACTGGTGACGCTGCAGGACGTGCTCGCCGATCTCCTCGGCGGCGCTCGAAAGGGGGCGAAGCCGGCCGGTGCCTGACGTCTATCCGTACCTGATCGTGCTGGCGCTCGTTCTGCTGAACGGCCTGTTCGTGGCCGCCGAGTTCGCCATCGTCGGTGCCCCGCGGGCGGCCATCGATCGGCTGGCCGCACAGGGAAGCACGGCCGCGCGCGGCGTCCAGAGGGTCCTCCACGACCCGCGGCGGCAGGATCGGTTCATCGCCACGGCGCAACTCGGCATCACCGTCGCCAGCCTGGGCCTGGGCATGTACGGCGAGCACGCGATTGCGGACCGTCTGGCGCCGCACCTGGAACAGCTCGGTGCGGCGCGCTGGGTCGCGGTGCACGCCGCGTCGAGCGTCATGGCCGTCGCGCTGCTCACCTATCTGCACATCGTCATTGGCGAGATGGTGCCGAAGTCCATCGCGCTCCAGCACGCCGGGGCGGCGGCGCTCTGGATCACGCCCCCGATGCGATGGCTGCAGTTCGCCGTGATGCCCGTTGTCATCGCGATGAACGGGATCGGCAACGGGCTGCTGCGGATCGCCGGCGTGCACCGGCAGATCACCGCGCGCGAGCACTACTACACGCCAGAGGAACTGCAGTTGATCGTCGAAGAGAGCGAGGAAGGGGGTGCGATCCGCGGCGAGTCAGGGCGGATGCTGCTCGAGCTGTTCGAGTTCGGTGACCTGACGGCCGGTGGCGCCATGGTGCCGCGCGTCAGCGTCGTCGGCATCCCCATCGACGCGAACCACGACGAGCTGCGCGACATCATCCGCGAGTCGCCGCACACGCGATATCCGGTCTACGAGGAGGATCTCGACCACGTCCTCGGCGGCATCCACATCACGGACCTGCTGCGCGTCTTGACGGCGAACGCGCCGCTCTCATCCGTGCGCCTGCGCGCGCTGCCGGTCGTGCCCGAGACCACCCCGCTGGACGACGTGCTCGCGGTGCTGCGCCGCGAAGAATCGCCGATGGCGCTGGTGATCGACGAGCATGGCGGGACCGCGGGCACCATCACGCTCGCGGACCTTTTCGAGGAGGTCGTCGGCGAGATCGACGAGAGCGCCACGGACGTTCCTGATATCCGCGTGGAGGCCGACGGCCGCCTGCGCGTGCTCGGCACCGTGCGCCTCACGGAAGTCGGCGAGAAGATGGATCTGGATGTCGAGCACGGCGACGTCGAGAGCGTCAGCGGCCTCGTGCTGATGCTGCTCGGACGGCCGCCGAAGGTGGGTGACATCGTCGCGTTCGGCCGCTTGAACGTGACCGTCACCGCGGTCCGCGGCCGCGGCGTCGAAGAGGCCCTCGTCTCCTATTCGCCAGAGAGCTAAACGAACCTTTCCCCTTTTTTCCTTTTACCTCTTACCCCGTGACTCCACGATCGCATCCGCCTCTTCGATCTGCTTCTCGCTGAAGACGCGCACGCCGGCGCGCCTGAGCGCCGCCGCCGCGACCCCTTCGCCGCTGATCCGGCGCCCCGAAAATCCGCCGTCATACACCATCGTCGAGCCGCACGACGGGCTGAGGTCTTTGAGCAGGGCGACGGTGATACCGTGCTCGCGCGCGAGGGCGACCGCGGCTTCGGCGCCGCGAACAAACGCGGCGGTCACGTCCACGCCGTCACGGCGCCGGACAAACGCGACCTTGTGCAGGACGTCATTTCCCCTGCCCCCCTGCATCTCGGCGGGCGGTCGAGGTATTGGCAGCCCGCCTTCGACTTCGGGGCAAACCGGGACGATCAAGCCTTCCTGGCGCCACCGCTCGAGGATGGGGTGATCGAGCGTGGCTTCCCCGCCGTGGTACCGGACCTTCTCGCCGAGGAGGCAGGCGCTGACGAGGATCTTCGCCATGCGATAATTGACCGAGCGGGAGAGGTGGCCGAGTGGTCTATGGCGGTGGTCTTGAAAACCACTGTGCCGCAAGGCACCGGGGGTTCGAATCCCTCCCTCTCCGCCAGCCTTCGCTCATGTCTCACGCGAAGGGTTGCCCGCCGTAGCCTTGGCGAAGGCGGGCTGTTTCTGCTTACCGCTTTTCGATCGCTTCCAGCCCGCGCATGTACGGCCGCAGCGCCTCCGGGACGATGACGCTGCCGTCTTTCTGCTGATAGTTCTCCAGGATCGCGATGAGCGTGCGGCCGACCGCCAGCCCTGAGCCGTTGAGCGTGTGCACGAACTCCGGCTTGCCTTGGCCGTCCGGACGGAACTTGATGCCCGCCCTTCGTGCCTGGAACGCTTCGGTGTTGCTGCAGGACGAGATCTCGCGGTAGGCGTTCTGGCCCGGCAGCCACACCTCGATGTCGTAGGTCTTCGCCGACGCGAAGCCCATGTCGCCGGTGCAGAGCAGCACCGTGCGATAGGCGAGGCCGAGGCGCTTCAGCACCTCTTCGGCGTTGGCCGTGAGCGACTCCAGCTCGTCGTACGACTGGTCGGGGCGCGCGAACTTCACCAGCTCCACCTTGTCGAACTGATGCTGTCGGATGAGGCCGCGCACGTCCGCGCCGTAGGACCCCGCCTCGCTGCGGAAGCACGGCGTGTAGGCGGCGTAGCGGATCGGCAGCTCGCGGCCGTCGAGGATCTCGCCGCGGTGCAGGTTGGTGAGCGGCACCTCCGCGGTGGGGATCAGGTACAGGTCCCAGTCGCCGGCGATCTTGAACAGATCGCCCTCGAACTTCGGCAGGTTGCCGGTGCCGGTCAGCGTCGCGGCATTCACCAGAAATGGCGGCTCGACCTCTGTGTACTCATGCTCGCTGGTATGCAGATCGAGCATGAAGTCGATCAGCGCGCGCGCGAGCCGTGCGCCCGCGCCCATCAGCACGGAGAAGCGTGCGCCGGACATCTTCGTCGCACGCTCGAAGTCGAGGATGCCGAGCGCCGGCCCCAGGTCCCAGTGTGCCTTCGGCTCGAACGCGAACGCCGGCGGCTCTCCGTGGCGACGAACCTCGCGGTTGTCCGAGGGGGTCGTGCCGCGCGGAACAGACCCGTGGGGAAGGTTCGGGATCCGCAGCAGCGCCTGGTCTCGCGTCGCCTCGGCCTGGCGCAATTGTTCTTCGAGCGCCGCGATCTCGGCGGCCAGCGACCGTGACTGCTGTTTGAGTTCTTCGGCCTCGGCCCCGTGGTCCTGCGTTGCGGCAATCAGCCGGCCGACCTTCCGGCTGAGCGTCTTCTGCTCCTGTCGCTTCGTGTCGAGGCGCGGCGTCAGCGTCCGTCGCGCCGCCTCCGCCTCGCGAAACATCTCGAGGTCCGCGGGGACGCCGCCCCTGGTCGCGAGCCTCTGCGCAACCTCGTCGAGGTTCTGCCGTACAAATGCCGCATCGAGCATGGCCTAAATCCTATATCCTAACGTCCGGAGCACGTGTGACTGACCAGATCCGCAAAGCCGTCTTCCCCGCCGCCGGCCTGGGCACCCGCTTCCTTCCCGCGACGAAGGCGCAGCCCAAGGAGATGCTGCCGCTGGTGGACAAGCCCATCATCCAGTACGGCGTCGAAGAGGCCGTCGCCTCGGGGGTGGACAACATCATCCTCGTCACCGGCCGCGGCAAGAACGCGATCGAAGATCACTTCGACGTGTCGGTGGAGCTGGAGACGTTTCTCGAGACGCGCGGCAAGAAGGAGCAACTCGACGAGGTCCGGAAGATCTCGAGCCTCATCAACGTGTCGTACGTGCGGCAGGGAGAGCCGCTCGGCCTCGGACACGCGGTCCTCGTCACCAGGGCGCTGGTGGGCGACGAGCCGTTTGCGGTGCTCCTCGGCGATGACGTGATTGACGCCACGCCGCCGGCCCTGCGACAGATGATCGACGTGTTTCACCACGTCGGCGGGCCCGTGCTGGCGGTCGAGCGCGTACCGCGCGATGAGGTCAGCAGCTACGGCGTCATCGCGTACGAGCCGGTGCGCGATGGCGTGTTCCGGATCACGGATCTCGTCGAGAAGCCGGCGCGCGACGAGGCCCCCTCGGACCTCGCGATCATCGGCCGCTACATCCTCACGCCGGATATCTTTCCGGCGCTCGAAGCGACCGCCGCAGACCGCACCGGCGAGATCCAGCTCACCAACGGCCTGCGCCGGCTGCTGCAGAAACGCCCCCTGTACGCGTGCGAAATCTCCGGCGTCCGCCACGACACGGGAAACAAGCTGGGCTTTCTCAAGGCCGTCGTGTATTTCGCGTTGCGCCGCCCGGATCTGGCCGACGCCTTCCGCGAGTACCTGCGCTCGGCTGACGCCGATCCAGCCGGGAAGGGGAAGAAGTCGGTGCCGGTTTAAGGGTTCAGGGTTCGGTCAGGACGACTTGCTGCCGTCGGCGGGTTTTGAAGGCGGCGGCGACTCGGACTCGGAGGCGGACCCGGAACTCGACTCGCCCGAACCCGTCGAACCGCTCGAACCCGTCGAACCGCCCGAACCCGTCGAACCTTTCCGGGCGTAGTCCGTGACATACCACCCGCTTCCCTTGAACTGGATCGCGGGCGAGGACAGGAGCTTGCGGACCTTGCCCCCGCAGGCGGGGCAGTCCTCGAGCGGAGGATCGGAGAACTTTCGGATGACCTCGAAGCGATGGCCGCACGCTTCGCACTCATATTCGTACAGCGGCATCTGTTGATTCTACTTCACTCGATCAGGGGCGCCCGGTCGTCGGCCCCGAGCAACAACTGGCGGTGCAGGCGGAAGGGGACCGTCCCGTGGCCAAGCAGCGCGTCGTGAAACGCGCGCAGCGAGAACGTCCCTCCCTGTTGCGCGCGGAATTCGTCGCGGAGCTTCAGCAGCATCAGCTTTCCGATGGCATAGACGACATAGCCGGGATCGAACGTGCCGCGCTCGGCTTCGCGCCGCGCGCTCCCTTCCTCCATGTACGCCTCGTCGCGGAAGAACCGGACTCCCTGCTCGACCGACAAATCCTCGGCGTGCAGCCGGATCCCGACGATCACGCGACAGAGCCGGATCAAGGCTTCGGCGAGCTGCCCGAGCTGAACGGCGGGATTGCCGCGCCCGAACCCCGCCTCGACCATCATCTGCTCGGCATAGTGCGCCCATCCTTCGATGAACGACGCCGACGCAAACAGGATCGATTTGCGCAGCCTGGACTCGACGCGGCGCAGGTGCTGGTAATGCAGGAAGTGCCCCGGATACACCTCGTGGATCGAAATCGCCCAGAGCGCGCCGAAGTTCAGATCGCGCATGTGCTCGCTCTGGCGTTCCGCGGGCCACGCGGGATCGACGTCGGTGATGTAGTAGTACGCGCGGAGCGGGCGCGCTTCGAACGGTCCGGGCGTCCACATGCTCGCAAACGTCCAGCGATAGAACCGCGGCGTGGAGGCGACCTGCACCCGCTCGCCATCGGGCACCGAGATCAGCCTCTCGCGCTCGATAAACGCGAGGAGGTCGGCAAGCTGCCCCTCCACGACGCCCACCAGCGCGCCGGCGTCCGGGTGTTCGTTCTTGATGCGGCGCCAGGCGTCAACCGGATCCCCGGCTTCCAGGCGCCCCGCCACGCGCTTGAATTCCTCCTGCACCGCGCCTAGCTCGCGCATCGCGATCTCGAGGAGCTTCGACGAGTCGATCGCGAGCCCCTCTTCGAGCCGCAGCTTTTCCTCGAACGCCGCTTTGCCGAGGCGGAACGAGCCCTTGCTCCTCGGACCGAGGTCGCGCTCCAGGTAGTCCGCGTAGCCGCGAAGCGCCGCCGAGGCTTCGTGAGACGCGTCAGCCAGATCGCCGAGGAGGTGGAGATCGTCGACCGAGGCGAGCGCCAGCGGCAGGTCTTCCTCGATGAAGCGGACCGTGCCGCGCAGCGTCTCCAGCGACACCTTCATGAAGATGCCGGGCGCATCCTTGATGTTGTCGCGCGCGCTCTGCACGAAACGCGGAACCTGCCGGAGCTTCGAGTGAATCCGCCGCGCGCGCTCGGCCGCAGGGGAGTAATCGAACAATACCTGGCCGGCAAGACTCGTGGCGATGACGTCCGCGTAGTGCTGCGGGCTCCGCTCCCAGGAGCGAACGGTTTCGAGCTCGTACAGTCGCGACTTGATGTTCGCTTCGATGACCGGCTTCTCGAGCCGCTCGAGGTCGTTGAGTCCCGCGGCGTCTATCGCCGCCAGCCGGCGCCCGAAATCGCCGAGCTCGCGGGCCTGCGCATCGATGGACCCGCGGCTGAAATCCTCGAGCAGGTCGTCATGCGTGTGAACCCCGTCGAACGTTGCGCTGGTGGGGTGCCGCTCGTAGAGGTACGACAGGTAGTCGTCCACGAAGTGCGGCAGGGGCTCGGAAGAATGCATCTACCTCGCAATGGTACAATAAAGCCCTTGCCGGGCACCCTTTACGTGGTGGCCACGCCGATCGGCAACCTCGAAGACATCACCCTGCGTGCGCTGCGGGTGCTGCGTGAGGTGCAGCTGATTGCGGCCGAAGATACCCGCCGTACGGCCAGGCTCCTCACGCATTACTCGATCACGACGCCAAGCACGAGCCTGCACGAACACAACGAGGCGCAGAAGACCGGGCGATTGATCGATCGGTTGCGGGCCGGAGACAACATCGCGCTCGTGTCCGACGCCGGCACGCCGCTCATCTCCGACCCCGGACGCCACCTGGTCGGCGCCGCACGGCAGGCCGGCCTCACGGTCGTGTCCGTGCCTGGCCCGAGCGCCATCATGGCCGCCCTGTCTGCGGCGGGTGTGGAGGCAGACCGGTTCACGTTCCTCGGCTTTCCCCCGCGTAAGTCTGAAGCCCTAAAAAAATGGGTCTTGACGCACTTGGGTGGCAGCCACGTAACGGCTGTGTTTTTTGAGGCGCCGCATCGGATCGGCTCGACGCTGACGGCGATGCTGAATATATTGGGCAATAGACCAATTATAATTGGGCGCGAGCTCACCAAGATTCACGAGATATTGGTTGAACAACCAATATCGACGCACATTGAACTGCTCGACAATCCGCGCGGGGAATTTACGGTCATCGTGCCGAGCCAGGAAGCTGTTAGTCTGCCCCGAAGCCTACCGTCAGCTGATGAGCTAGTTGTAGAAATGGGTCTATTGACAGAAAACGACCAGCTCTCCACGCGAGAAGCTGCTCGTGTTGTCGCAACGCGCTATGGCTTGCCAGTGAACGAAGTTTACCGGGCAGCCGCGTCAAAACGCCGTTAGGTCGTACGACCATGCGTTCTTGACCGGCCGATTGCCATTTGCTAACGTTACTCGGCTTAAGAAGGCCGATGGCAAAAGCGCGGCGGGCGCGTCCACGGAGCGCCCCAAAACCAACCGCCAAACGCACGACATCCGCGCCGCCCCCACAGCGGCCCGAGCGCGTCGCCGTTCAGGACGCCCCTGCACAGCCGGAACGCCAATCCACGTACCCGGCTGCGGTGGCCACCTACGAGCGCGGCATCGCCGCGCTGCAGCGTCGCGCCTACCAGGCGGCCGCCGATTCGTTCCGCGACCTCATGTCCCGGTTCCCCGAAGAGCGCGAGCTTCAGGAGCGCGCGCAGGTGTACCTGCGCGTCTGCGAACGGGAACTTGCCGCGTCGGCCACGCCGCGCACGAACGAAGAGAGGCTGGTGGCCGCGACCGTCGCTCTCAATGCCGGCGACCACGCGCGGACGCTCAGCCTCCTCGATGACGTGCTCCGAGACGACCCCAAGAGCGACCTCGCCGAGTACATGGCTGCCGTCGTCTATTGCGCCAAGGGGGATCCGGAGGCGGCGGTCGCCAGGCTGCGCCGGGCCATCGAACTGAATCCGGAGAACCGCACGCTGGCCCGCCAGGACGGCGATCTGGACGCGCTTCACGACCTCGAAGCCTTCCGCCAGATGCTCGAAGCGCCGGCGCCTGCTCGACGGCGCAAGTCTCGCAACGGCCGCTGAACGTGCCGTCTGTCCATCTCGTCGTTCTCGCGGCCGGGAAGGGCACCCGGATGAAATCGCGCGTGCCCAAAGTCCTGCACCGGGTCGCCGGCCGGCCGATGATCGACCACGTTCTGGACCTCGCCGCGGAACTTTCTCCTTCATCGGTGACCCTCGTCGTTGGTTACGGCGCCGATCTTGTCCGCGAATCTCTCGCAGCTCGGCCGGGACTGCGGTTTGCACTGCAGGAACCGCAGCTCGGCACGGGGCATGCTCTGCTGCAGGCAGAGCCTCTACTGGAGGGCGCCAGCGGCATCGTACTGTTGCTCTCCGGCGACGTACCGCTGCTCAAGGCAGCCACACTGCGTCGCCTGGTGACCGCGCACGACGCGGCCGGCGCGGCCGCCACGGTGCTGACCGCGCGCGTGGACCAGCCGGAGGGTTACGGTCGGATCGTCCGGGAGTCACCCGGGGGACGGATCCTCCGGATCGTGGAGCATCGCGACGCCGGCGAGGAGGAGCGGCGGATTCGCGAAATCAACACGGGCATCTACGCCTTCGACGTCGCCCCGCTGTTCGCCGCGCTTCACGCGATCGGCGCGGCCAACGCCCAGGGCGAGTACTACCTGCCCGATCTGGTCGCCATCTACCGGAGCCGTGGTCTCGGCGTCGAGACCGTTGAGACAGGAGACGTTCGCGAAGTGCAGGGCATCAACAGCCGTTCGGAGCTTGCCGAAGCCAGCGCGGCGGTTCGCCGCCGCCGGTGCGAGGAACTGATGGCGGCCGGCGTGACCATCGTCGATCCGGCCGCCACCTACATCGATTCGACCGTCACGGTTGGCGCCGACACCACGATCCACCCGAACGTGTACCTCGAGGGCGCGACCAGCATTGGCGAGGGCTGCGAGATCCACTCCGGCGTCCGCGTGGTCGATTCCGCGATTGGCAGCGGAGCGGTCATCCTCAATCACTGCGTCATCACATCGTCGATGATCGGTGACGGCGTGCGCGTCGGGCCATTCGCGCACGTCCGCCCGGAATCGCACGTCATGGAAGGGGCGCACATCGGCAACTTTGTCGAGCTGAAGAAGACGACGGTCGGCCGTGGATCGAAAGCCAACCACCTGACGTACCTCGGGGACGCCACGATCGGGGAGAAGGTGAACGTCGGCGCCGGCACCATCACCTGCAACTACGATGGCGAGAAGAAGCATCCGACCGTGATCGAAGACGGCGCGTTCATCGGCAGCGATACGCAGCTCGTGGCTCCCGTCAAGGTCGGCAGGGGGGCTTACGTGGGCGCAGGCTCCTCGATCACGAAGGACGTGCCGCCCGGCGCGCTCGCGATCGCGCGCGGCACGCAGGTGAACAAGGACGGGTGGGTCGAGAGAAGGAAGAAGGAAAAAGGTAAAAGGTAGAAGGCCATGTGCGGGATCATCGGCTACATCGGGCAGCGGGAAGTCGTCCCGATTCTGCTGGACGGGTTGCGGCGTCTCGAGTACCGCGGCTACGACTCGGCGGGAGTCGCCGTCGTACGGCACGGGAGCATCGAGCTTCGCCGCAGCGCGGGCAAGCTCTCCCGGCTCGAGGAAGTCATCGGCAGGAACCCGGTTGAGGGTGACTACGGCATCGGGCACACGCGGTGGGCCACGCACGGCCGTCCGACGGAGGAAAATGCCCACCCGCATCGCGACTGCACCGGCCGCATTGTCGTGGTCCACAACGGGATCATCGAAAACTACCTCCAGCTGAAGCACCAGCTGCAGCGGGAAGGGCACACGTTTCTCACGGAGACCGACACCGAGGTCGTCGCGCACCTCGTCGAACGGGAGATGCAGGACGACGGCCTGGAGAACGCGGTGCGCCGGGCGTTGCTGCTGCTGCGCGGGCTGTTCGCGCTGGTGCTGATTTCGACCGACGACCCGCGAAAGATCGTCACGGTCCGCAACGGACCGCCGATTGTCGTCGGGCTCGGGGACGGCGAGTTCTTCGTCGCGTCGGACATCCCGGCCATCCTGCAGCACACGCGCGACGTGATCTTCCTGGGCGATGAAGAGATGGCGGTGATCACGCCGGCCGGCGTGGACTTCACCGATTACTCCGGCCGTTCGGTATCGAAGGCGAGCACGCGGGTCTCCTGGGATCCGGTGATGGCCGAGAAGGCCGGGTACAAGCACTTCATGCAGAAGGAGATCTTCGAGCAGCCGTGGGCGGTCAAGGAGACGGTGCTCGGCCGGGTTTCAGCGGAGACCGGCACGGTCTTCCTGAACGAGATTCAGATCCCGGACGCGCGGCTCCGCCAGATCGACCGTGTGGTCGTCCTCGCGTGCGGCACCTCCTGGCACTCCGGGCTGATCGGCAAGTTCCTCATCGAGAACATCGCGAAGCTGCCGGTTGAAGTGGACTATGGATCGGAGTATCGCTATCGCGATCCGATCGCCACCGACAGAACGCTCGCCGTCGTCATCACGCAGTCGGGGGAGACCGCCGACACGCTTGCGGCGCTGCGCGAGGCCAAGAAGCACGGCGCCAGCAGCATCGCCGTCTGCAACGTCGTTGGCAGCATGGCGACGCGCGAGGCGGAGGGCACGGTGTACACGCACGCGGGGCCGGAAATCGGCGTGGCGTCCACCAAGGCGTTCACCTCGCAGCTGGTGGCCCTGCACCTGTTGGCGCTGTACCTGGCGCAGGTCAGAGGCACGATTACGCCTGAAGCCGCGCGGCCCCAGCTCGAGGCGCTCGCCCAGCTCCCCATCCAGGTCGAACAGACGCTCCGGTGCGACGCGCTGACCGAGGAGATCGCGCGCCGCTATTACCAGCGTTCGGACTTCCTGTACCTCGGA includes these proteins:
- a CDS encoding sorbosone dehydrogenase family protein, translating into MTTSAQQRGGLPLDQVTLPPGFTIDVFAAGVDNARQMALSPSGVLFVGSRGAGQVYAIVDADKDHRADRVVTIASGLSMPSGVAFRDGALYVAEISRVIRFDRIESRLDNPPAPVVVNGTFPTERHHGWKFIAFGPDGLLYVPVGAPCNICESKDPRFASITRMKPDGSGFEVFASGIRNSVGFDWHPQTRELWFTDNGRDLLGDEAPSDELNRAPKAGLHFGYPYCHAGSIKDPEFGSARACGEFTPPAQKLGPHVAAIGMRFYTGQMFPAEYRNQVFVAEHGSWNRSTPIGYRVSLVKVQDGKAVSYTPFAEGWLQGSKPWGRPADVLVAPDGALFVADDFADVIYRISYTK
- a CDS encoding HlyC/CorC family transporter; the encoded protein is MLVIWTVIFALILMTALYVAAEFAAVSVRRSRLRRLAEDGNTLAAQLLPLVQDPRHLDRYIAASQIGITLGSLILGAYGQATLSGSVAPWLVRAGVQPDSAESSAAGLVLVSLTVLGVILGELVPKSLALQYPTATAVGTFLPMRWSLRVFAPFIWLLNGSGVLLLRLFGVRNAGHRHIHSPDEIALLIAESRDGGLLEPDEQVRLHRALQLGLRTAKQLMVPRERLAAISVELAFDQVVQVAATTPDTRLPVYRGTLDNLVGMVRTKDVAVHFVTAGPRGRLEPLIRPMPRVREDLAADKLLAFLREQRAHQAVVVDDQGRVAGLVTLQDVLADLLGGARKGAKPAGA
- a CDS encoding HlyC/CorC family transporter, with the translated sequence MPDVYPYLIVLALVLLNGLFVAAEFAIVGAPRAAIDRLAAQGSTAARGVQRVLHDPRRQDRFIATAQLGITVASLGLGMYGEHAIADRLAPHLEQLGAARWVAVHAASSVMAVALLTYLHIVIGEMVPKSIALQHAGAAALWITPPMRWLQFAVMPVVIAMNGIGNGLLRIAGVHRQITAREHYYTPEELQLIVEESEEGGAIRGESGRMLLELFEFGDLTAGGAMVPRVSVVGIPIDANHDELRDIIRESPHTRYPVYEEDLDHVLGGIHITDLLRVLTANAPLSSVRLRALPVVPETTPLDDVLAVLRREESPMALVIDEHGGTAGTITLADLFEEVVGEIDESATDVPDIRVEADGRLRVLGTVRLTEVGEKMDLDVEHGDVESVSGLVLMLLGRPPKVGDIVAFGRLNVTVTAVRGRGVEEALVSYSPES
- a CDS encoding DUF523 domain-containing protein, with protein sequence MAKILVSACLLGEKVRYHGGEATLDHPILERWRQEGLIVPVCPEVEGGLPIPRPPAEMQGGRGNDVLHKVAFVRRRDGVDVTAAFVRGAEAAVALAREHGITVALLKDLSPSCGSTMVYDGGFSGRRISGEGVAAAALRRAGVRVFSEKQIEEADAIVESRGKR
- the serS gene encoding serine--tRNA ligase; this translates as MLDAAFVRQNLDEVAQRLATRGGVPADLEMFREAEAARRTLTPRLDTKRQEQKTLSRKVGRLIAATQDHGAEAEELKQQSRSLAAEIAALEEQLRQAEATRDQALLRIPNLPHGSVPRGTTPSDNREVRRHGEPPAFAFEPKAHWDLGPALGILDFERATKMSGARFSVLMGAGARLARALIDFMLDLHTSEHEYTEVEPPFLVNAATLTGTGNLPKFEGDLFKIAGDWDLYLIPTAEVPLTNLHRGEILDGRELPIRYAAYTPCFRSEAGSYGADVRGLIRQHQFDKVELVKFARPDQSYDELESLTANAEEVLKRLGLAYRTVLLCTGDMGFASAKTYDIEVWLPGQNAYREISSCSNTEAFQARRAGIKFRPDGQGKPEFVHTLNGSGLAVGRTLIAILENYQQKDGSVIVPEALRPYMRGLEAIEKR
- the galU gene encoding UTP--glucose-1-phosphate uridylyltransferase GalU, translating into MPHRAWPKSYILTSGARVTDQIRKAVFPAAGLGTRFLPATKAQPKEMLPLVDKPIIQYGVEEAVASGVDNIILVTGRGKNAIEDHFDVSVELETFLETRGKKEQLDEVRKISSLINVSYVRQGEPLGLGHAVLVTRALVGDEPFAVLLGDDVIDATPPALRQMIDVFHHVGGPVLAVERVPRDEVSSYGVIAYEPVRDGVFRITDLVEKPARDEAPSDLAIIGRYILTPDIFPALEATAADRTGEIQLTNGLRRLLQKRPLYACEISGVRHDTGNKLGFLKAVVYFALRRPDLADAFREYLRSADADPAGKGKKSVPV
- a CDS encoding zinc ribbon domain-containing protein, which translates into the protein MPLYEYECEACGHRFEVIRKFSDPPLEDCPACGGKVRKLLSSPAIQFKGSGWYVTDYARKGSTGSGGSTGSSGSTGSGESSSGSASESESPPPSKPADGSKSS